The following are from one region of the Robbsia betulipollinis genome:
- a CDS encoding PLP-dependent aminotransferase family protein — translation MATLSLAEFQAGMTDETIPPIRAATRVEQVMLAVRQRIASRELGAGTKVPSIRSFAHTLQVSTSTVVEAYERLAAEGVIQARRGSGFYVGGHASRLSLAGLAGSGARRDRAVDPLWISRQSLDAGDAVLKPGCGWLPAAWMPEPAVRRALRALARAPGASLTDYGTALGMPALRQLLARRVAEHGIEAAPDQILLTESGTQAIDLLCRLLVEPGDTVLVDDPCYFNFVALLRAHRVRVVSVPFTPTGPDLARFEQALAEHRPRLYVTNSALHNPTGATLSPLVAHRVLKLAEQTGLTIVEDDIYGDFEHDAAPRLAAFDGLERVVHIGSFSKSLSAATRCGYVVARREWIEGLIDLKIATSFGGGRLSAEIVHGVLKDGSYRRHMAALRGRLAQAMAETRARLKPLGIVPWVEPRGGMFVWAALPDGLDATAVAGCALAEDVVLAPGNAFSVAQTARSFLRFNVSQSADDRVIRVLDAAMRSARRSGNQK, via the coding sequence ATGGCGACACTTTCGCTGGCGGAGTTCCAGGCAGGCATGACCGACGAAACGATTCCTCCCATCCGCGCCGCGACGCGCGTCGAACAAGTGATGCTGGCGGTGCGGCAGCGCATCGCCTCGCGCGAGCTGGGCGCGGGGACGAAAGTGCCATCGATCCGCAGCTTCGCGCATACGTTGCAGGTGTCCACGTCCACGGTCGTCGAGGCCTATGAACGTCTTGCCGCCGAAGGCGTGATCCAGGCGCGCCGCGGTTCCGGTTTCTACGTCGGCGGTCACGCGTCGCGGCTCTCGCTGGCCGGGCTCGCCGGCAGCGGCGCGCGGCGCGACCGCGCGGTGGATCCGCTGTGGATTTCGAGACAGTCGCTCGACGCGGGCGACGCTGTCTTGAAACCGGGTTGCGGCTGGCTACCGGCTGCCTGGATGCCGGAGCCGGCGGTGCGCCGCGCGTTGCGGGCCCTGGCGCGCGCGCCGGGCGCCAGCCTGACCGATTACGGCACGGCGCTCGGCATGCCGGCGCTGCGCCAGCTGCTGGCCCGCCGCGTGGCGGAGCACGGCATCGAGGCGGCGCCCGACCAGATCCTCCTGACCGAATCCGGCACGCAGGCGATCGATCTGCTGTGCCGCCTGCTCGTCGAGCCGGGCGATACGGTGCTGGTCGACGACCCGTGTTATTTCAATTTCGTGGCGCTGCTGCGCGCGCACCGGGTGCGCGTGGTCAGCGTTCCCTTCACGCCGACCGGGCCGGATCTGGCGCGGTTCGAGCAGGCCCTGGCCGAGCATCGGCCGCGTCTCTACGTGACCAATTCCGCGCTGCACAATCCGACCGGCGCGACGCTGTCGCCCCTGGTCGCGCACCGCGTGCTCAAGCTCGCCGAGCAGACGGGCCTCACGATCGTCGAGGACGACATCTACGGCGATTTCGAACATGACGCCGCGCCGCGTCTCGCGGCGTTCGATGGTCTCGAACGGGTCGTCCATATCGGCAGTTTCTCCAAAAGCCTGTCGGCGGCGACGCGCTGCGGATACGTGGTGGCGCGACGCGAATGGATCGAGGGTCTGATCGATCTGAAGATCGCGACGTCGTTCGGCGGGGGCCGGCTGTCGGCCGAGATCGTCCACGGCGTGCTGAAGGACGGCAGTTACCGGCGGCACATGGCGGCCTTGCGTGGCCGCCTGGCGCAGGCCATGGCCGAGACGCGCGCGCGCCTGAAGCCGCTGGGCATCGTGCCCTGGGTCGAGCCGCGCGGCGGCATGTTCGTCTGGGCGGCGTTGCCGGATGGGCTCGACGCCACCGCGGTGGCGGGATGCGCATTGGCCGAGGACGTCGTGCTGGCGCCGGGCAATGCCTTCAGCGTCGCGCAGACGGCGCGCAGCTTTCTGCGCTTCAATGTCTCGCAATCAGCCGACGACCGGGTCATCCGCGTGCTGGACGCGGCGATGCGTTCGGCGCGGCGCTCGGGAAATCAAAAATAG
- a CDS encoding sensor domain-containing diguanylate cyclase: MARASFFLDFLLATPVKGPQPVSPAVRATMLATMVSGSRSLVLAGTAAIFLASVTLIQLEQRWALFWLICEVVALAARIGLIQVYTHRNQITPTLPHRWAAAYAPFSALACLLQGSGTIMCVFSTHTPLASLALMTIAGTLGGVASRNSVLPRLAVFQLFLGILPIGIGAAIRYGDGYWILIPPLFLYLAAMTLVVKRHYTGLIALMMAEQRNAELVARFDAALMHMPHGLCTIDEDGKVIIANRKAAELFGATVEVLKLNVSLPEFIGQVGLAKFGDAFRKQLMDRCARWLSHDGRSLDLNLGDGDYLEMTRNPVPDGSSVIIIQDVSERRRLEAEMRHRALHDPLTGLPNRRYLSDRVGQLLGEPMESQAMDLAVMYLDLDGFKSVNDLYGHSAGDEVLKGVTDRLSLTMHDAEMIARLGGDEFVIVFHGRSTSEAATLSRRIIEDVSQPYALSNGIQAVVGTSIGIAFAVRAESFEMLMNRADTALYKAKTSGKSTFHFWDAHDMRVS; the protein is encoded by the coding sequence ATGGCTCGTGCTTCATTTTTTCTTGATTTTCTTCTGGCGACACCCGTCAAGGGGCCTCAACCCGTCTCGCCCGCGGTTCGCGCCACGATGCTCGCCACGATGGTGTCGGGATCACGCTCCCTGGTACTGGCGGGCACGGCGGCCATTTTCCTTGCATCGGTCACCCTCATCCAGCTCGAGCAGCGCTGGGCGTTGTTCTGGCTGATCTGCGAAGTCGTCGCCCTCGCCGCGCGGATCGGGCTGATCCAGGTCTACACGCATCGCAATCAGATCACGCCGACGCTGCCGCATCGCTGGGCGGCGGCGTATGCGCCGTTCTCGGCCCTGGCCTGCCTGCTCCAGGGATCGGGGACGATCATGTGCGTCTTCTCCACCCACACCCCGCTTGCCAGCCTCGCCCTGATGACGATCGCCGGCACGCTCGGCGGAGTGGCCTCCCGCAACTCCGTGCTGCCCCGGCTTGCCGTCTTCCAGCTTTTCCTGGGCATCCTGCCCATCGGCATCGGCGCGGCGATACGGTATGGCGACGGTTACTGGATCCTGATCCCGCCGCTCTTCCTGTATCTGGCGGCGATGACATTGGTCGTCAAGCGTCACTACACGGGACTCATCGCGCTGATGATGGCCGAGCAGCGCAACGCGGAACTCGTCGCGCGCTTCGACGCCGCGCTGATGCACATGCCGCATGGGCTGTGCACGATCGATGAAGACGGCAAGGTGATCATCGCCAACCGCAAGGCAGCCGAGCTGTTCGGCGCCACGGTGGAAGTGCTCAAGCTGAATGTGTCCCTGCCGGAATTCATCGGCCAGGTCGGACTCGCCAAGTTCGGCGACGCCTTTCGCAAGCAATTGATGGACCGGTGCGCGCGCTGGCTCTCGCACGACGGCCGCTCCCTCGACCTGAACCTCGGCGACGGCGATTATCTCGAAATGACGCGCAATCCGGTCCCCGACGGCAGCTCGGTCATCATCATCCAGGACGTCAGCGAGCGTCGCCGCCTGGAAGCCGAGATGCGGCACCGGGCGTTGCACGATCCGCTCACCGGGCTGCCGAATCGCCGTTACCTGAGCGACCGGGTGGGCCAGTTGCTTGGTGAACCCATGGAAAGCCAGGCAATGGACCTTGCTGTCATGTATCTCGACCTGGACGGGTTCAAGAGCGTCAACGACCTCTACGGCCACAGCGCAGGCGACGAGGTATTGAAGGGCGTGACCGACCGCCTGAGCCTGACCATGCACGACGCGGAAATGATCGCGCGACTGGGCGGCGACGAATTCGTGATCGTCTTCCACGGCCGCAGCACCAGCGAGGCCGCCACCCTGTCGCGCCGCATCATCGAGGATGTTTCGCAGCCTTACGCGCTTTCGAACGGGATTCAGGCGGTCGTCGGCACCAGCATCGGCATCGCTTTCGCCGTGCGCGCGGAATCGTTCGAGATGTTGATGAACCGCGCCGACACCGCCTTGTACAAGGCCAAGACTTCGGGAAAATCGACCTTTCATTTCTGGGATGCGCATGACATGCGGGTCTCGTAA
- a CDS encoding DUF4142 domain-containing protein yields the protein MSRQHRLLIRRPALLSALGAAGAALVLSTTAFAADTLSAGDQAFVAKVSQGGMFEVEASKVAVDKAQAQDIKDMANTEVHDHEGVGAKLKKIASDNGDDFPTDLNADFTHRIDKLKSLSGRAFDMAYAAEMKRIHALDGAAFMKEARTAQNADLKAFAAETSGIVQMHIGAWQKSK from the coding sequence ATGAGCCGCCAACATCGTTTGCTGATTCGCCGTCCCGCCCTCCTGAGCGCCCTGGGCGCGGCCGGCGCCGCCCTGGTCCTGAGCACGACCGCGTTCGCGGCGGACACCCTGTCCGCCGGCGATCAGGCATTCGTCGCGAAAGTCTCGCAGGGCGGCATGTTCGAAGTCGAGGCGAGCAAGGTCGCCGTCGACAAGGCCCAGGCGCAGGACATCAAGGACATGGCGAACACCGAGGTCCACGACCATGAAGGCGTGGGCGCGAAGCTGAAGAAAATCGCTTCCGACAACGGCGACGACTTCCCGACGGACCTGAACGCGGACTTCACGCACCGCATCGACAAGCTCAAATCGCTCTCGGGCAGGGCCTTCGACATGGCCTACGCGGCGGAAATGAAGCGCATCCACGCCCTCGACGGCGCCGCCTTCATGAAGGAAGCAAGAACCGCCCAGAATGCCGACCTAAAGGCGTTCGCCGCGGAAACCTCGGGCATCGTGCAGATGCACATCGGCGCGTGGCAGAAATCGAAGTAG
- a CDS encoding DMT family transporter, with protein MDKTTRGWIDGFLGMVIFSGSLPATRAAVAAFDPVFLTLARAAVAGLLSLALLLAFREKRPARGDLPSLALIAGGGVIGFPLLTALALRHVTAAHSLVFVALLPLSTALFAVLRGGERPRPAFWIFSGLGGAIVAGYALLLGQGGSRVGDALMLAAIVVCGLGYAEGARLARRLGGWQVICWALVLSLPAMLPLAFAARPASWHAIGASAWLGFAYVSIFSMLIGFIFWYRGLALGGIAAVGQLQLLQPFFGLALAALLLHEPVGARIVGVAALVVLCVLGARRFSRAAPVAASVSR; from the coding sequence ATGGACAAAACCACCCGCGGCTGGATCGACGGCTTCCTGGGCATGGTGATCTTCAGCGGTTCGCTGCCGGCCACGCGGGCTGCCGTCGCGGCGTTCGACCCGGTCTTTCTCACACTCGCGCGGGCCGCCGTCGCCGGCCTTCTGAGCCTGGCGCTGCTGCTGGCTTTTCGGGAAAAACGGCCGGCGCGCGGCGACCTGCCGTCGCTCGCGCTCATTGCCGGCGGCGGCGTCATCGGCTTCCCGCTGTTGACCGCGCTCGCGCTGCGGCATGTCACCGCCGCGCACTCCCTGGTCTTCGTCGCCCTGCTGCCCCTGTCGACCGCCCTCTTCGCGGTGCTGCGCGGCGGCGAGCGGCCGCGCCCGGCGTTCTGGATCTTTTCGGGACTGGGCGGCGCGATCGTGGCGGGCTACGCGCTGCTGCTGGGCCAGGGCGGCTCGCGCGTGGGCGACGCCCTGATGCTCGCCGCCATCGTCGTCTGCGGTCTCGGCTATGCCGAAGGCGCCCGGCTCGCGCGCCGGCTCGGCGGCTGGCAGGTGATCTGCTGGGCGCTGGTTCTGTCGCTGCCGGCGATGCTGCCGCTCGCGTTCGCCGCGCGGCCGGCGTCGTGGCACGCGATCGGCGCGAGCGCCTGGCTCGGCTTCGCCTATGTCTCGATCTTCAGCATGCTGATCGGTTTCATTTTCTGGTACCGGGGACTGGCGCTGGGGGGCATCGCCGCGGTGGGGCAACTGCAATTGCTCCAGCCCTTTTTCGGGCTTGCGCTCGCCGCCCTCCTGCTGCACGAACCGGTGGGCGCGCGCATCGTGGGCGTGGCGGCGCTCGTCGTGCTGTGCGTGCTGGGCGCCCGGCGTTTTTCCCGGGCCGCGCCGGTGGCGGCGAGCGTTTCGCGCTGA
- a CDS encoding NAD(P)/FAD-dependent oxidoreductase yields MRPDTLLFHDDFRIAPYWWDAAPPETARAALPAAADVVIVGSGYCGLSAAAEAARAGRSVAVLDAGEIGAGGSTRSGGMVSSGQKLALTNAIRGVSPERLARLMTESLRSFDFLKRLVADEALDADLQLTGRFFGAYTPTHFERLCRQGDLLREKTGVTVHRVSRAGQRAVMGSDFYYGGIIVDDYGGLHTAKYHRALRDLARRRGAGLYSHAAATRIEGSAGHFVVHTARGAIAAQQVLVATNGYTGPLLPFLARRVLPVASYQIATEPLPAGLMAVLNPGRRMISDSKRNLFYTRPSPDGTRMLFGSRPAIREVDERAGARILHAKMVELWPALRDVRITHAWKGYVAMTGDRLAHIGVRDGVHFATGCNGNGVALMSYLGSRVARCLLGLERSFGAFGEGAFPISPGGMLKQVTVPVGAALYALDDRWDARARGALY; encoded by the coding sequence ATGCGACCCGACACCCTGCTGTTCCACGACGATTTTCGCATCGCGCCGTACTGGTGGGACGCGGCGCCGCCCGAGACGGCGCGCGCGGCCTTGCCCGCGGCGGCCGACGTGGTGATCGTCGGCAGCGGCTACTGCGGTCTGTCGGCGGCGGCGGAGGCGGCGCGGGCGGGCCGCTCGGTCGCGGTGCTCGACGCCGGGGAGATCGGCGCCGGGGGCAGCACGCGTAGCGGGGGGATGGTGTCGAGCGGGCAGAAGCTGGCCTTGACCAATGCGATCCGCGGCGTGTCGCCGGAGCGCCTCGCGCGGCTCATGACGGAGTCCCTGAGGAGTTTCGATTTTCTCAAGCGGCTCGTGGCCGACGAGGCGCTCGACGCGGACCTGCAGCTCACGGGCCGTTTTTTCGGTGCCTACACGCCGACGCATTTCGAGCGGCTGTGCCGCCAGGGCGACCTGCTGCGGGAGAAGACCGGCGTCACGGTGCATCGGGTCTCGCGCGCCGGGCAGCGCGCCGTGATGGGGTCGGATTTCTACTACGGCGGGATCATCGTCGACGACTACGGCGGTCTGCATACCGCCAAGTATCACCGGGCGCTGCGAGACCTCGCGCGGCGGCGCGGCGCGGGCCTGTATTCGCACGCGGCGGCGACACGCATCGAGGGCAGCGCCGGGCATTTCGTGGTGCATACCGCGCGCGGCGCGATCGCCGCGCAGCAGGTGCTGGTGGCCACCAACGGCTATACCGGGCCGCTGCTGCCCTTCCTGGCGCGGCGCGTCCTGCCGGTCGCCAGTTATCAGATCGCGACCGAACCGCTGCCCGCCGGTCTGATGGCGGTGTTGAATCCGGGGCGCCGGATGATCAGCGACTCGAAGCGCAATCTCTTTTATACCCGCCCGTCGCCGGACGGCACGCGCATGCTGTTCGGTTCGCGCCCGGCGATTCGCGAAGTCGACGAGCGTGCCGGCGCGCGGATCCTGCACGCGAAAATGGTCGAACTCTGGCCGGCGCTGCGCGACGTACGCATCACGCATGCATGGAAGGGCTATGTCGCGATGACCGGCGACCGGCTCGCGCACATCGGCGTGCGCGACGGCGTGCATTTCGCAACCGGATGCAACGGCAACGGCGTGGCGCTGATGAGCTATCTCGGCAGCCGTGTCGCGCGCTGCCTGCTCGGCCTGGAACGCAGCTTCGGCGCGTTCGGCGAGGGCGCGTTTCCAATCAGCCCCGGGGGGATGCTCAAGCAGGTCACCGTGCCGGTGGGCGCGGCGCTGTACGCGCTCGACGACCGATGGGACGCGCGCGCACGGGGCGCGCTGTATTGA
- a CDS encoding LysR substrate-binding domain-containing protein yields the protein MNQKQIEAFRVVMLRGSMTAAADELGTSQPSISRLIAELEASTGLALFTRSGGRIQATDAGSAFYREVERSFVGLEKLAHSAREIRQFGTGRLRLVAVPVLALSFVPQVIERFLAVYPNIAVSLEMRSEGTIQRWASSAYCDIGFATTTPEAFGVTSAALYRLAGVCALPAAHPLAARKRIQASDLKDQRLVLPSYLDDTRAALDHALKQAGVHQAPVIETPYGATICAMVSRGLGIGVVNPLACVDADPRRIVFRPFAPRIVFRGFTVCPQMQQANPIVAAFLELTGATMRDATAGLSDK from the coding sequence ATGAACCAGAAGCAGATCGAGGCATTCCGGGTGGTGATGCTGCGCGGTTCGATGACGGCCGCGGCCGACGAACTCGGCACCTCGCAACCCAGCATCAGCCGTTTGATCGCGGAACTGGAAGCCTCGACCGGGCTGGCCTTGTTCACGCGCAGCGGCGGCCGTATCCAGGCGACCGATGCCGGCAGCGCGTTCTATCGCGAGGTGGAACGCAGCTTCGTCGGGCTGGAGAAGCTCGCGCACTCGGCGCGCGAGATCCGCCAGTTCGGCACTGGCCGGCTCCGGCTGGTGGCGGTGCCCGTGCTCGCGCTTTCCTTCGTGCCGCAGGTCATCGAGCGCTTTCTCGCCGTCTATCCGAATATCGCGGTGTCGCTCGAAATGCGCAGCGAGGGGACGATCCAGCGCTGGGCCTCATCGGCGTACTGCGACATCGGTTTCGCCACCACCACGCCGGAGGCATTCGGCGTGACGAGCGCGGCGCTGTATCGGCTGGCGGGCGTCTGCGCGCTGCCGGCGGCGCATCCGCTCGCCGCGCGCAAACGCATCCAGGCAAGCGACCTGAAGGACCAGCGGCTGGTCCTGCCCTCCTATCTCGACGATACCCGCGCGGCGCTCGACCATGCGCTCAAGCAGGCGGGCGTGCACCAGGCGCCGGTCATCGAGACGCCTTACGGCGCGACGATCTGCGCGATGGTGTCGCGCGGCCTGGGCATCGGCGTCGTGAACCCGCTGGCCTGCGTGGATGCCGATCCACGGCGCATCGTGTTCCGGCCGTTCGCGCCACGCATCGTGTTTCGCGGGTTCACCGTCTGCCCGCAGATGCAGCAGGCCAATCCGATCGTCGCGGCGTTTCTCGAGTTGACCGGGGCGACGATGCGCGACGCGACGGCCGGCCTCAGCGACAAATAG
- the cls gene encoding cardiolipin synthase, producing the protein MFVISITIAITVVVTLIAVLIVANFSSGEKKVEHNIDRLYASGDPQFLRSMGALLGPPVAEGNQVEVLLNGEEIFPSMLAGIRAAKRTITFETFIYWSGEIGEQFAHALSDQARAGIAVHVLLDWVGSSKMDRRYLDQLKQAGAQVIQYHKPHWSGLGRMNNRTHRKLLVIDGHIGFTGGVGIAQEWTGHAQDPQHWRDTHFRLEGPAVAHMQSVFMDNWIKATGDVLHGGEYFPELAPRGDSTAHMFSSSPTSGSDDMELMYLMAITAATSTLNLASAYFVPDALAINALVEARKRGVKVRIITPGKHIDTHTVREASRGCWGDLLKAGVEMFEYQPTMFHVKLLVVDEYLVSAGSTNFDSRSFKLNDEANLNIYDRAFAARQNAIFDADIGRSKQVTLADWERRSIFEKLIERVLPLIDGQL; encoded by the coding sequence ATGTTTGTCATATCGATCACGATCGCCATTACCGTTGTCGTCACGCTCATCGCTGTCTTGATCGTTGCGAATTTTTCGAGCGGGGAAAAAAAGGTCGAACACAATATCGACCGTCTGTACGCGAGCGGCGATCCGCAGTTTCTCCGCTCGATGGGCGCGCTGCTCGGGCCGCCGGTCGCCGAGGGCAACCAGGTGGAGGTTCTGTTGAACGGCGAGGAGATTTTCCCATCGATGCTGGCAGGCATCCGTGCCGCGAAACGTACCATCACGTTCGAAACCTTCATTTATTGGTCGGGCGAGATCGGCGAGCAATTCGCGCATGCGCTGTCGGACCAGGCGCGTGCCGGCATCGCGGTGCATGTGCTGCTCGACTGGGTCGGCAGCTCGAAGATGGACCGCCGTTATCTCGACCAGCTCAAGCAGGCCGGCGCCCAGGTGATCCAGTACCACAAGCCGCACTGGTCCGGGCTGGGGCGCATGAACAACCGGACGCACCGCAAGCTGCTGGTCATCGACGGGCATATCGGTTTCACGGGCGGCGTCGGCATCGCGCAGGAATGGACCGGGCACGCGCAGGATCCGCAGCACTGGCGCGATACGCATTTCCGGCTGGAGGGGCCGGCGGTCGCGCACATGCAGTCGGTGTTCATGGACAACTGGATCAAGGCGACGGGCGACGTGCTGCACGGCGGCGAGTATTTTCCGGAACTCGCGCCCCGCGGAGACAGCACCGCGCACATGTTCAGCAGTTCGCCCACCAGCGGCAGCGACGACATGGAACTGATGTACCTGATGGCGATCACCGCGGCGACATCCACGTTGAATCTCGCGAGCGCGTATTTCGTGCCGGACGCGCTGGCGATCAACGCGCTGGTGGAGGCCCGCAAGCGCGGCGTGAAGGTGCGCATCATCACCCCGGGCAAGCATATCGATACGCATACGGTGCGGGAGGCCTCGCGCGGTTGCTGGGGCGATCTGCTGAAGGCCGGCGTGGAAATGTTCGAATACCAGCCGACGATGTTTCACGTCAAGCTGCTGGTGGTGGACGAGTACCTGGTATCGGCCGGATCGACGAATTTCGACAGCCGTTCTTTCAAGCTGAACGACGAAGCCAATCTCAATATCTACGACCGCGCGTTCGCCGCGCGGCAGAATGCGATTTTCGACGCGGACATCGGACGGTCGAAGCAGGTGACGCTCGCGGACTGGGAGCGGCGGTCGATTTTCGAGAAATTGATCGAGAGGGTGCTGCCGTTGATCGACGGGCAGTTGTAG
- a CDS encoding thiamine pyrophosphate-binding protein, with protein sequence MLASRLVAAQTAPAGTSGAASVTGTTGSDNNTAQSSFPAAPPVLDAADNLTTADVIVETLIAWNVDHVFGIVGDGINPVIEALRKRRDKIRFVGVRHEEAAAFMASGWAKATGRLGVCLATTGPGAVHLMNGLYDAHFDGAPVLAITGLTFHDLQGTRFMQGVQTPLLMEDVALYNTVVTGARHALIVTDIACRSALGRRGVAHLTIAKDVQAMTIADDKPSMENHGMRTSTAWRRPAPAPSATDLQAAADLINAGSRVAILAGQGALGARAELEQLAARLNAPVAKALLGRAALPDDSPFSTGGIGHLGTLPSKEAMHRCDTVLIIGSTMPWVDFYPTPGAARGVQIDLMPERIGLRYPVEVGLVGDTQSTLRGLLPLLRQKDDAFLRETQGRVAQWNALLDQVAATHRVPLRPQSVVRAISDALAPDAVICLDCGANTHFAARFLTVRRDQQLVATGMLATMAPGLPFAIAAQLAYPGRQVVAIVGDGGLAMLMAELSTAAFNRLPVKIFVLRNDVLAEVLFEQREAGYPNYGCELGAVDFVQVANACGVKGFRCVRPGEVADAIQATLRAPGPALLEAHVDPMEVVTMPDKLKV encoded by the coding sequence TTGCTGGCCAGTCGTCTCGTCGCCGCGCAGACCGCACCGGCGGGAACGTCGGGTGCGGCCAGCGTGACGGGCACGACCGGTTCTGACAACAACACCGCGCAGTCGTCCTTTCCGGCCGCCCCGCCCGTGCTCGACGCCGCCGACAACCTGACCACCGCCGATGTCATCGTCGAGACGCTGATCGCCTGGAACGTCGATCATGTCTTCGGCATCGTCGGCGACGGCATCAACCCCGTCATCGAAGCCCTGCGCAAACGCCGCGACAAAATCCGCTTCGTCGGCGTGCGCCACGAGGAAGCCGCCGCCTTCATGGCATCCGGCTGGGCGAAGGCCACCGGCCGGCTGGGTGTGTGCCTGGCGACCACCGGCCCCGGCGCGGTGCATTTGATGAACGGTCTCTACGACGCCCACTTCGACGGCGCGCCAGTACTCGCGATCACCGGCCTGACCTTCCACGATCTGCAGGGCACGCGTTTCATGCAAGGCGTGCAGACCCCGTTGCTGATGGAGGACGTCGCGCTCTACAACACCGTGGTCACCGGCGCGCGGCACGCCCTGATCGTCACCGACATCGCCTGCCGCAGCGCGCTCGGCCGGCGCGGCGTCGCGCATCTCACCATCGCGAAGGACGTTCAGGCGATGACGATCGCCGACGACAAACCGTCGATGGAGAATCACGGGATGCGCACGTCCACCGCCTGGCGCCGTCCGGCGCCGGCGCCATCCGCAACGGACCTGCAAGCGGCCGCGGACCTGATCAACGCCGGCAGCCGCGTGGCGATTCTCGCGGGTCAGGGGGCGCTCGGCGCGCGCGCCGAACTCGAACAGCTTGCCGCGCGCCTGAACGCGCCGGTCGCCAAGGCCCTGCTGGGCCGCGCCGCGCTGCCCGACGATTCGCCCTTCTCGACCGGCGGCATCGGTCATCTCGGCACGCTGCCCTCCAAGGAAGCGATGCACCGCTGCGACACCGTGCTCATCATCGGCTCGACGATGCCGTGGGTCGATTTCTATCCCACGCCGGGCGCCGCGCGCGGGGTGCAGATCGACCTGATGCCGGAACGCATCGGCCTGCGCTACCCGGTGGAGGTGGGCCTGGTCGGCGACACGCAGTCGACGCTGCGCGGCCTGCTGCCGCTCCTGCGCCAAAAGGACGATGCCTTCCTGCGCGAAACCCAGGGACGCGTCGCGCAATGGAACGCTCTCCTCGACCAGGTCGCCGCCACGCATCGCGTGCCGCTGCGCCCGCAAAGCGTCGTCCGCGCGATCAGCGACGCGCTGGCGCCCGACGCCGTCATCTGTCTCGATTGCGGGGCGAACACGCACTTCGCCGCGCGGTTTCTGACCGTGCGCCGCGACCAGCAACTGGTGGCCACCGGCATGCTCGCCACCATGGCCCCCGGCCTGCCGTTCGCCATCGCCGCGCAACTCGCGTATCCGGGGCGGCAGGTGGTGGCGATCGTCGGCGACGGTGGGCTGGCGATGCTGATGGCGGAGTTGTCGACGGCCGCCTTCAACCGGCTGCCCGTCAAGATTTTCGTGCTGCGCAATGACGTGCTCGCCGAGGTGCTGTTCGAGCAGCGCGAAGCCGGCTACCCGAACTACGGGTGCGAGCTGGGCGCGGTCGATTTCGTGCAGGTCGCGAATGCCTGCGGCGTGAAGGGCTTCCGATGCGTGCGGCCGGGCGAGGTCGCCGATGCGATTCAGGCGACGCTGCGCGCGCCGGGGCCGGCGCTGCTGGAGGCGCACGTGGACCCGATGGAAGTGGTGACGATGCCGGACAAGTTGAAGGTATGA